The genomic region GCAGGCGGCCCGTACGGCGCGAGCGGTGACCGGCGGCGGCAACGTCGGGATGAGCTGGTTCTCGCTCGGCGGCATCATCGGCTTCGCGCTCGCGCCGGTGATCGCGGCGCCGCTGCTCGCGGTCGGCGGGCTCGGCCTGACGCCGCTGCTGGCGATTCCCGCTCTGCTGGGCGCCCTCACCACCATCCCGCTGCTCGGACGCGGTGCCGCCCGCGCCACCGCAGTACGCCGTACCGGCCGCGACGACTGGGCCTCCTTCACCCGGCTGACCACGATCGTCGTACTCCGCTCGGTCGTGTACGTCGGGCTGACCACCTTCGTCGGCCTGTACATCGGCCGGCGGCTCGACCTGTCAGCGGCCGCCAGCTCCGCCGTCCTGGTCGTGCTTTTCGGCGGCGGCGTCATCGGCACGATGCTCGGCGGCCGGCTCGCGAACAGGTGGACCCGCCTCCCGGTGATCCGGGTCGCGTACGCCGGCGCCGCGGTCGGCCTGGCCGGCATCGCCTTCGTCCCGGGACCGGTGCTGCTCGTCTTCGTCGTGCTGACCGCGATCGCCCTGTCGGTGCCGTTCTCGCTGCACATCACGCTCGGCCAGGACTACCTGCCGAACCGGGTCGGCACGGCGAGCGGCGTGACGCTGGGCCTGGCCGTCAGCGCCGGCGGGGTCGTCGCTCCGGCACTCGGCGCGCTCGCCGAAGCGACGTCCCTGCAGGTCGTGTTCGCCGCGCTGGTCCTGCTGCCGGCGACCGCCTGCCTGCTGGCCCACCGCCTGGCCGAGCCGGCATGAATGTCGAGGGCAGGACGGCGGCTCCGACGTGACGGGTGACGGATTGCCTGTGAGTGAGGAGTGGTCATGAACCTGCCCGACGTCGTGTCGCGCGAGCAGTGGCTGGTGGCGCGCAAGCAGCTGCTGGCCGAGGAGAAGGAGTTCACCAGGCGGCGGGACGCGCTCAACGCGAACCGCCGCCGGTTGCCGATGGTGCTGGTCGAGAAGGACTACCGGTTCGCCGGCCCGGACGGCGAGGTGGGGCTGGCCGACCTGTTCGAGGGGCGGGCGCAGCTGGTGGTGTACCACTTCATGTTCCAGCCGGAGTGGGACGCGGGCTGCCCGAACTGCTCGGGCTTCGCCGACGAGATCGGCCGGCTCGACGGGCTGACCACCCGGGAGACCACCTTCGTGGCGATCTCGCGCGCGCCGTACGAGAAGATCGCGGCCTACCGGCAGCGGATGGGCTGGACGTTCCCGTGGTACTCGTCGTACGGCTCCGACTTCAACTACGACTACCACGTCACGCTGGACCCGGCGGTCGTGCCGGTCGAGTACAACTACCGCGGCCAGGCCGAGTGGGACGCCCTACCGAACAACACCCACCTGCAGGGCGAGCACCCCTTCGACCTGCACGGCCTGTCCTGCTTCCTGCGCACCGGCGACGCCGTCCACCACACGTACTCCACCTACGGCCGAGGCACGGACGCGATGGGCTTCGCCGTCAACGCCATCGACCTCACCGCACTCGGCCGCCAGGAACCGTGGGAAGAACCCCAAGGCCGAACCCCCGGAACCGCCCCCATGGCCGGCGACCCCAGAATCACCCACCGCGAAACCGCACCGGACACGGAAGCCCACCACTGCCACTGAGACCCAACGACAGGAGTGAGGGAACGGGCCGGTCTGTAAGCCGGATTCTGTGCTGGCGATCATCTATCTAGGGCTGCCGTTGCCGGCAGCCTCCAGCGGCCTACCCGCGAGCTCGGGCGGGCAGCCCTCGAACGCTCGCGCGGACGGTGGTTGCCCGCCGTCCTTCTTGGCCTTGCTCCACGTGGGGTTTACCGAGCCTCCGCAGTCACCTGCGGAGCTGGTGGTCTCTTACACCACCGTTTCACCCTCACCCGCACCTGAGGCGAACCGGAATTCGCTCAGGCCGCTGGCGGTCTGTTCTCTGTGGCACTGTCCCGCGGGTTGCCCCGGGTGGGCGTTACCCACCACGCTGCCCTTCGGAGTCCGGACTTTCCTCGGCGCCCACCGGAGTGGACGACGCGATCGCCCGACCGACCCGTTCCGTGGTTCAGGATACGGCCTGCGGTACGACGTCCGGCCAGCGGCCGTCCGCGCCACGCTCGTACGGCGTGACCGCGACCACCGCGTCCGGGTTCAGCGGGCCGTAGATGTGCGGGAAGGCCATGCCGCTGCCGTCCAGGTCCTCGTCGCAGACGGCCGAGACCAGGCGCTCGGTGTCGATCGTCAGCAGGCACAGCGGTTCGGTCACGTCGGCGTAGACGAAGTTCGCGACCAGGCCGACCTGCTCCGGCCGGGCCGCGTGGATGAAGGTGGCGCCGTCGTCGAGGGACTTGCCGCGGGTCGACATCCGGTACGCGCGGGCCGCCGTGGCCGCCTCCCACTCGGGCCCGGACGCGAGGTGGTAGATCATCGCCATGCCCCGAGGCTAGCGGCCTGTCACCCCGGTGCGGAGGACCGACGCGTTCCCGGCGCGACACTCGCAGGTCGACCTGAAGTCACCTGCCGGCACTAGCGTCCGGCAGATGACTCCGCCCGAAGTTGATGCCCTGAACCGCCGCCGTTTCCTCGGTGCCGTCGGAGGTGTCGCCGGACTGGCCGCGCTCGCGCAGCTGCCGGTCGACGCCGCCAACGCGACCCCGCGCCCGGCGGGAGGTGACTACCCCTTCACGCTCGGCGTTGCCAGCGGGGACCCGACCGCCACCGGCGTGGTGCTGTGGACCCGGCTGGTGCCGGACCGGTTCGTGCCCGGCGGCGGGATGCCGGCGCGGAAGGTGCCGGTGCAGTGGCAGATCGCCCTCGACCAGGGGTTCCGCCGGGTCGTCCGGCAGGGAACGACCTGGGCGCTGCCCGAGCTGGCGCACTCCGTGCACGTCGAGGTCGAGGGCCTGGGCCCGGACCGCGAGTGGTTCTACCGGTTCAAGTACCGCTCCGACGTCTCCGCGGTCGGCCGGACCCGGACGGCGCCCGTCCGCACCGGCCGGCACGCGTCGATGAACTTCGCCTTCGCCTCCTGCCAGGAGTGGTCGAGCGGCTACTACTCGGCCCTGCGGCACCTCGCCGACGAGGACCTCGACCTGGTCCTGCACCTCGGCGACTACGTGTACGAGGGCGGCATCCCGGCCAACGGCGGCTACCGCAAGACGCCCGTCCCCGCCGTCCTGCAGCAGGCGCCGCGCGACGTCGACCGCTGGCGCATGCAGTACGCGCTC from Kribbella flavida DSM 17836 harbors:
- a CDS encoding MFS transporter encodes the protein MRTRLPTVLLATGHGSVDLYQGMVPVLVPFLVAERGYDYVAVTGFVLAATLLSSVVQPVFGLLTDRWSMPWLLPVSMLGTGTGTALIGLVESYPLSLLVIALTGVGVAAYHPQAARTARAVTGGGNVGMSWFSLGGIIGFALAPVIAAPLLAVGGLGLTPLLAIPALLGALTTIPLLGRGAARATAVRRTGRDDWASFTRLTTIVVLRSVVYVGLTTFVGLYIGRRLDLSAAASSAVLVVLFGGGVIGTMLGGRLANRWTRLPVIRVAYAGAAVGLAGIAFVPGPVLLVFVVLTAIALSVPFSLHITLGQDYLPNRVGTASGVTLGLAVSAGGVVAPALGALAEATSLQVVFAALVLLPATACLLAHRLAEPA
- a CDS encoding DUF899 domain-containing protein, which encodes MNLPDVVSREQWLVARKQLLAEEKEFTRRRDALNANRRRLPMVLVEKDYRFAGPDGEVGLADLFEGRAQLVVYHFMFQPEWDAGCPNCSGFADEIGRLDGLTTRETTFVAISRAPYEKIAAYRQRMGWTFPWYSSYGSDFNYDYHVTLDPAVVPVEYNYRGQAEWDALPNNTHLQGEHPFDLHGLSCFLRTGDAVHHTYSTYGRGTDAMGFAVNAIDLTALGRQEPWEEPQGRTPGTAPMAGDPRITHRETAPDTEAHHCH
- a CDS encoding DUF952 domain-containing protein; protein product: MAMIYHLASGPEWEAATAARAYRMSTRGKSLDDGATFIHAARPEQVGLVANFVYADVTEPLCLLTIDTERLVSAVCDEDLDGSGMAFPHIYGPLNPDAVVAVTPYERGADGRWPDVVPQAVS